From Pseudovibrio sp. Tun.PSC04-5.I4, a single genomic window includes:
- a CDS encoding AAA family ATPase produces the protein MHIHRLKISGLRGVQDADITFGKHSVLVGPNNNGKTTIVEALALLLGRDRLVRRLTEHDFHQSRPIEISRIIIVATIAGFPENDPQHSPSWFAIGRGGVEKWLNPSTGCLAASADEHHTELSVQIAFAARFDLQELEAETVRFFVDDEASLGDPFHEDTSHTPVSSKTLQELGFFMVPASRTWDKWISFTSELFRRLVATLGGLPATAIRDARERLWEPEAGQRLEEQDGLKAIVEQANDELGKLMPSSPRLQLRITGTDSNSVLESVVPHFAHGDGPTLPSARQGTGLTSLQSLLLLMQFGKARADANKSFVLAVEEPELHIQPSQQKRLVNRFNALCDQTIVTTHSPLVAAMFPVEATYFVENDDGQMSISPLSKIAPAGPTNHKQHLFFAWRQKLIAALMHQRVLIPEGISDVAWLEALQTALELRQSWDSPEDEQSKFSTFVGVVPTDDAKIAETHDVVRGVHRHCAILVDGDQAGRGYLAELNAADPSPSAAIIWPTDWKIENVVTWIAEANLEQVLPQIAEANGTTIGGAEELTAFLEERKSYAPTQETTSAILMHDAGCRKRAAQLLNALCDTLIDPSVQSSPLFVRETDDGATMPTFRFEPSNDL, from the coding sequence ATGCATATTCATCGTCTCAAGATTTCAGGCCTGCGTGGGGTGCAAGATGCAGACATTACTTTTGGCAAACACTCAGTTCTTGTTGGACCGAACAACAATGGCAAGACAACGATTGTTGAGGCTCTTGCTCTGCTGCTGGGGAGGGACCGATTGGTTCGACGCTTGACCGAACATGACTTTCACCAAAGCAGACCAATCGAAATATCTCGAATCATAATTGTCGCCACCATCGCAGGCTTTCCCGAGAATGATCCGCAACATAGTCCGTCTTGGTTTGCGATAGGTCGCGGAGGTGTTGAGAAGTGGCTCAACCCAAGCACAGGCTGCCTTGCCGCCTCTGCAGACGAACATCACACTGAGCTTAGTGTTCAGATCGCATTTGCGGCCCGTTTTGATCTCCAAGAACTCGAAGCCGAAACTGTCAGGTTCTTTGTAGATGATGAAGCAAGCCTTGGTGATCCGTTCCATGAAGATACAAGCCACACTCCGGTTTCGTCGAAGACGCTTCAAGAGCTTGGCTTCTTCATGGTCCCAGCTTCCCGAACATGGGACAAATGGATTTCTTTTACGTCAGAGCTTTTTCGACGTCTCGTTGCAACATTGGGTGGCCTTCCCGCTACTGCTATACGCGATGCAAGGGAACGTCTTTGGGAACCGGAAGCAGGTCAGCGCTTAGAAGAACAGGACGGCCTTAAAGCAATTGTTGAGCAGGCCAATGATGAACTTGGCAAGCTCATGCCATCTTCACCAAGGCTTCAGCTTCGAATAACAGGGACAGACAGCAACTCAGTCCTTGAAAGCGTCGTGCCTCATTTTGCGCACGGTGACGGTCCAACCCTCCCTTCCGCCCGGCAGGGAACTGGATTGACTTCCTTACAGAGTCTTCTGTTGCTGATGCAATTCGGAAAGGCCAGAGCTGATGCGAATAAGTCATTTGTCCTTGCTGTTGAGGAGCCTGAACTGCACATTCAACCTTCTCAACAAAAGCGGCTCGTCAACCGGTTTAATGCGCTCTGCGATCAGACTATTGTCACTACACACTCGCCACTTGTTGCGGCGATGTTCCCTGTCGAAGCTACTTACTTTGTCGAAAACGACGATGGACAAATGTCTATTTCACCATTGTCAAAGATAGCACCCGCTGGTCCGACCAATCACAAGCAACATCTCTTTTTTGCTTGGCGACAAAAGCTGATTGCCGCGCTGATGCATCAGCGTGTTTTGATCCCAGAGGGTATCAGCGATGTCGCTTGGCTAGAGGCGCTCCAAACTGCTTTGGAGCTCAGGCAAAGTTGGGATTCGCCTGAAGACGAACAATCGAAGTTTTCGACGTTTGTTGGGGTCGTGCCCACAGACGATGCAAAGATCGCTGAGACGCACGATGTGGTCAGAGGGGTCCATCGTCATTGCGCGATCCTAGTCGATGGAGATCAAGCCGGAAGGGGTTACCTTGCGGAATTAAATGCGGCTGATCCATCGCCCAGTGCGGCAATCATATGGCCAACTGATTGGAAAATTGAAAACGTGGTCACTTGGATTGCGGAAGCAAACCTTGAACAAGTTTTGCCCCAGATAGCTGAAGCCAATGGCACGACAATCGGTGGCGCAGAAGAGCTTACTGCTTTCCTAGAAGAAAGAAAGTCCTATGCCCCCACACAAGAAACTACCTCGGCAATCCTGATGCACGACGCCGGGTGCCGTAAACGCGCAGCGCAGCTACTTAATGCACTGTGTGACACTCTAATTGACCCATCAGTCCAGAGCTCCCCACTTTTCGTTCGAGAGACCGACGATGGTGCGACAATGCCCACTTTCCGTTTCGAGCCGTCCAATGACCTTTGA
- the istA gene encoding IS21 family transposase yields MVNLGKIVMIHNLKQQGLSVSAIARKAGLDRKTVSKYLHQGLEAPVYGPRQRDGRVLEEYKGYLLERLERFPGLSARRLLRELKTLGFKGGYSTVTEYLRLIRPAPPHAFERRFETAPGQQAQVDFAEFQVEFTSEPDVVRKVFLFSMVLSNSRFLWGRYCANQKLETVLRCHIAAFEVFGGATLEVLYDRMKTAVLGEEPDGTVLFNPALVALLDHYGAQPDACQPYRAKTKGKVERPFRYIRQDFFLGRTFRDLDDLNAQFTRWCKEIANARVHATTNRVVGEVFGEEQPALIPLPAHPYDAVLLVERRVTRDGMVSVGGNLYSVPDTVKKRMVEVQHHPQEVRIYENGQLIATHPVMEGKNQRRVDPCHRKAPPRATQRRRLAAEPTKHSGVNQRPLEFYEAVGQRLASTGGKP; encoded by the coding sequence GTGGTCAATCTAGGGAAGATCGTAATGATCCATAATTTGAAGCAGCAGGGACTGTCTGTAAGTGCCATAGCGCGCAAAGCCGGGCTGGATAGAAAGACGGTCAGCAAATACTTACACCAAGGCCTTGAAGCTCCTGTCTACGGCCCCCGCCAGCGTGACGGGCGTGTACTGGAGGAATACAAAGGCTATTTACTTGAGCGACTGGAGCGGTTTCCCGGTCTATCTGCCCGGCGCTTGCTTCGTGAGCTGAAGACACTGGGGTTTAAGGGCGGTTACTCCACTGTAACGGAATATCTTCGCCTGATCCGTCCAGCTCCTCCGCATGCATTTGAACGGCGCTTTGAGACAGCACCAGGCCAGCAGGCACAGGTAGATTTTGCTGAGTTTCAGGTGGAGTTCACCAGTGAACCAGATGTGGTGCGAAAAGTCTTTTTGTTTTCAATGGTGCTGAGTAATTCACGGTTTTTGTGGGGGCGCTATTGTGCCAATCAAAAACTAGAGACAGTCCTGCGTTGTCATATCGCGGCCTTTGAGGTCTTCGGCGGAGCGACACTGGAAGTCCTGTATGATCGCATGAAGACAGCCGTTCTGGGAGAGGAGCCAGATGGCACTGTTCTTTTTAATCCTGCTCTTGTCGCTCTTCTGGACCATTATGGCGCTCAGCCGGATGCCTGCCAGCCCTACCGGGCCAAAACCAAGGGCAAGGTGGAGCGGCCATTTCGTTACATCCGGCAGGATTTCTTCCTTGGTCGTACGTTCCGCGATCTGGACGATCTTAATGCCCAGTTCACACGCTGGTGCAAGGAAATTGCCAATGCCCGTGTTCATGCCACCACCAACCGTGTGGTGGGCGAGGTCTTTGGAGAGGAACAGCCCGCTCTGATCCCTTTGCCAGCGCACCCTTATGATGCTGTTTTACTGGTGGAGCGGCGGGTCACGCGTGATGGCATGGTCTCCGTTGGAGGTAATCTTTATTCAGTGCCGGACACCGTTAAGAAACGGATGGTCGAAGTCCAGCATCACCCGCAAGAGGTGCGCATCTATGAAAACGGTCAGCTCATCGCCACCCATCCGGTCATGGAGGGAAAGAACCAGCGCCGGGTTGATCCATGCCATCGCAAGGCTCCTCCACGGGCAACACAGCGCCGTCGTCTGGCTGCGGAGCCAACCAAACACAGCGGTGTAAACCAACGCCCACTGGAGTTCTATGAAGCGGTAGGCCAACGACTTGCCAGTACTGGAGGTAAGCCATGA
- the istB gene encoding IS21-like element helper ATPase IstB has protein sequence MSSLSKRIQSSLVGLKMPRALEVLDHTLSQLEQGELTALEALDSLLNEEYSTREGRRIGVALTTARLTPIKTLESFDFTFQPSLDRDRIMALAELEFITRNEVVHFLGPPGTGKSHLATALGVAAVKAGKRVYRIALAHLIEALAKAEKEGRLTEKLRFFARTSLLIVDEIGYLPITNGGANLFFQLVNAKYEKGSMILTSNRGFAEWGEIFGDRVIATALLDRLLHHAVVIQIEGASYRLRSHADLMPEHVRANASIAPPPPPKRRGRPPKKES, from the coding sequence ATGAGTTCGCTCAGTAAACGCATTCAGTCTTCACTGGTAGGCTTAAAAATGCCGCGGGCTTTAGAGGTGCTCGACCACACGCTGAGCCAATTGGAACAAGGGGAACTCACGGCACTGGAGGCCCTGGATTCTCTGCTCAATGAAGAATATTCAACACGCGAGGGCCGCCGTATCGGCGTCGCCCTGACGACAGCGCGGCTTACTCCGATAAAAACACTGGAAAGCTTCGACTTTACCTTCCAGCCCTCGCTGGACAGGGATCGCATCATGGCTCTAGCCGAACTGGAGTTCATCACTCGCAATGAAGTGGTACACTTTCTCGGTCCACCTGGTACAGGAAAGAGCCATCTGGCAACTGCTCTTGGGGTTGCAGCCGTTAAAGCGGGTAAACGGGTGTATCGCATTGCTTTAGCTCACCTCATCGAAGCCTTGGCAAAAGCTGAAAAAGAAGGGCGGTTGACTGAGAAACTACGCTTCTTTGCACGAACTTCACTGCTAATCGTCGATGAAATCGGTTATCTGCCAATTACCAATGGGGGAGCAAACTTGTTCTTCCAGCTCGTCAATGCCAAATATGAAAAGGGATCCATGATCCTCACCTCAAACCGTGGCTTTGCGGAATGGGGGGAGATCTTTGGTGATCGCGTTATTGCCACAGCCCTTCTCGATCGGCTTTTGCATCATGCCGTCGTCATCCAGATCGAAGGTGCTAGTTATCGGTTGCGCAGCCATGCGGACCTCATGCCAGAGCACGTACGGGCTAACGCTTCAATAGCTCCACCTCCACCACCAAAACGACGCGGCAGGCCACCCAAAAAGGAGAGTTAG